Genomic DNA from Clostridium sp. BJN0013:
ATGTACTTTTAAAGGGTGTGGTGTATAGTCCACAGAGAAGGCCACTGCCACATGCAGCTATTGATATAGTTCAAATCGACAGTAATGTAACACCACAAGTTAAAAAAAACATAGGAGTAACTTTTACATTAGAGGATGGTTCCTATGGTGTACCACTTTTATGGAAAAAAGGTTATGCCTATGAATTAACTGCATATTCTCCAGCATAAGAACTGTAACTAATTTCACAGGTTATATATATTATATAATGGAGTAAATAATACTCAAAATGTAGATTAAAAGGGGAGAATGCTATGGCTAATTATAGACCAAAAGCAGTTACCGTTGCGGCATCTCTTGCAGATTCAGGAACATCATATACTAAAGATATTAGCACAAGTACCTGGGGCATGTTTTTATTAAGAGGAACGGCCTTAAGTCCTACTGGAGCTGCTATGCAAAGTGGTGCTGTCCAAGTTTGGGAGAGTACTGCTCCAACAACTGAAGAAGCACAACACACTACCTTTACAGATGCAGTAGGAAGATATGGCGTAACTTGTAAGGCTAATGTTGCCCTAGTAATTAAGTTCTTTGGAGTTTAATAATTAGATCTTTAGTAACATTATCAAATTATACAATATAATTTAAAATACAACTGTCCCAAAATAACTTTAAAGTTTATTTTGGGACAGCTTTTCTATTATATGAAGGTATCGGTAACAAACAATACAGTTTTTAATATTATAAAATTAAAGGAAAAAATATTCTAAAGAGATAATATAGGGAGATAATATGCAAAAGATTGAAACGTTGGATGGTTATCATGTTATTATGTAAAAAAGGGAAAAAAATATTATTATTTAGCAGATAAAAATAATTATAAAAAAGATATTAATGATTTATTGAAAACTATAGATGATATTAAGTTTGATTCGTTAATTATTATTTTTGGTGTTGATACAGGTGAATATTTAAATGCTTTATATAATGTCTTGTGTGAAAAAAACAGAATATTAATTTTTGAACCAAATAAGGAAATTTTTGATAAAAGCCAGAATAATATAGATAATGATAATGTAAGATTAGTTTTTTATGATGAAAATTCTGTGAGATCCAAATTGTATAGTGTGATAAATAATACAAATTTTAATAATCTATATGTTCATGCCTTCGGAAATTATTCCCGTGTATATAGAGAAGAATATGAAATATTTATGGAAAATTTGGATTGTGTTTATTATACGGCATGCTCTTCTATAAGTATTGCAAACAGATTTAGTCAAATATTTATTAAAAATTTAATAGGTAATCTAAAATCATTAAAAAGTGCAACGCCGGTTAATTCATATGAAAATATAAATAGAGGTATTCCCGCAATAATAGTATCCGCAGGGCCCTCTTTGGATAAAAATTTAGCAGATATGGTTAAATATAAAAGTAAATTAGATAAATATTTTATAATAGCAGGAAATAGAACACTTAGGGCAATGCTTAAAAATGGGATAAGACCGGATATGGTGGTATCAATAGATCCTGTAAATGACAATTATGATATGATGAAGGACTGTTTAGAGGAAGATATACCGCTGGTATTTTATGAATACAGTAATAGATATTTAATAAGAGATTATAAAGGTGAAAAAATATATTTGTCAACATTATTGTCAAAGACAATACCCAAGCTATGTGGACTTAAAGGAGTGTATTTAGGAGGTTCGGTAGCTCATACCTGTGTAGATATTGCAAACATTATGGGATGTTCCCCCTTGATATTGGCAGGACAAGATTTTGCTTTTACCTATGGCAAGCATCATTCGGAGTCAGCTGTTTTTGATAGTGATAAAAAAAATAACTATAATACTGATTTAAATGTAAGGGATGTATTTGGTAACAAAATAAAGACCAATGTAACACTTAATCACTTTAGAGCAAAAATAGAAGAGTATATAAAATTTCATAGTGAAGTTAACAATGTAGAATTTATCAATGTATCTTACGGGGCGGAAATTAAAGGTGCACCTCACAGGGAATTATGTGAGGTATTTAAAATATATAATGTGGATAGTAGAAAAAAAAATTATATTATAGATAGAACAATTGAAATAGATGCAGAAGGTATAGCTTATGATATATTGAATTATGTGAAAAGATGTACAGCTGCGGCAGAAGAGGGAGAAGAGTTATGTAAAGATTTATTGTCCAGTGAATCTGATAAATCTTTAATGGATATGGATGAAGATGATGAAGAACTTAAAAAGTTTATATATGTTATGGGAATAGTAAATGGGTTTGAATCATCACCAGAAAGACTTTATCTAGGCGGATATTTTAATAAATTTTTATTTGATATAAAAGAAGAAACTTTTAATATGTATGCTAAAGATTATGATTCTTTGACTTCAAACTTAAGATATCAAAGTAAATGTTTTTTAGCTTATTTTCATAAAATGAGAGATTTTCTGAAAGAAGTTGAGTCTTTAATATTAGAGACACTGGAGGAGTTTTATTAAGATATTTCTAATGGTTAATTTACAATAATATATATTAATGGAGGAGTATAATGGAAAAAGTAATAAATGGGAAAGTTTACAAACAAGTAAAAA
This window encodes:
- a CDS encoding motility associated factor glycosyltransferase family protein, producing the protein MKTIDDIKFDSLIIIFGVDTGEYLNALYNVLCEKNRILIFEPNKEIFDKSQNNIDNDNVRLVFYDENSVRSKLYSVINNTNFNNLYVHAFGNYSRVYREEYEIFMENLDCVYYTACSSISIANRFSQIFIKNLIGNLKSLKSATPVNSYENINRGIPAIIVSAGPSLDKNLADMVKYKSKLDKYFIIAGNRTLRAMLKNGIRPDMVVSIDPVNDNYDMMKDCLEEDIPLVFYEYSNRYLIRDYKGEKIYLSTLLSKTIPKLCGLKGVYLGGSVAHTCVDIANIMGCSPLILAGQDFAFTYGKHHSESAVFDSDKKNNYNTDLNVRDVFGNKIKTNVTLNHFRAKIEEYIKFHSEVNNVEFINVSYGAEIKGAPHRELCEVFKIYNVDSRKKNYIIDRTIEIDAEGIAYDILNYVKRCTAAAEEGEELCKDLLSSESDKSLMDMDEDDEELKKFIYVMGIVNGFESSPERLYLGGYFNKFLFDIKEETFNMYAKDYDSLTSNLRYQSKCFLAYFHKMRDFLKEVESLILETLEEFY